A window of the Cicer arietinum cultivar CDC Frontier isolate Library 1 chromosome 6, Cicar.CDCFrontier_v2.0, whole genome shotgun sequence genome harbors these coding sequences:
- the LOC101507628 gene encoding uncharacterized protein At2g34160-like, which translates to MEAITEGVNNINISDSIKKNRIQVSNTKKPLFFYVNLAKRYMQQHNEVELSALGMAIATVVTVAEILKNNGLAVEKKIMTSTVDIKDDSRGRPVQKAKIEILLGKTANFDELMAAAAAAAEDGENGDVEEHAA; encoded by the exons ATGGAAGCAATCACCGAAGGAGTAAACAACATCAACATCTCCGATTCCATTAAGAAGAATCGCATTCAAGTCTCCAACACCAAAAAACCACTCTTCTTCTACGTTAATCTCGCTAAG agGTATATGCAACAGCATAATGAAGTTGAGTTATCTGCACTAGGAATGG CTATTGCCACAGTGGTTACTGTTgctgaaattttaaaaaacaatggGCTTGCTGTCGAAAAGA AAATCATGACATCAACTGTTGACATAAAAGATGATTCTAGAGGAAGACCTGTTCAAAAGGCCAAG ATCGAAATATTACTCGGGAAGACTGCAAACTTCGATGAGTTGATGGCCGCTGCAGCGGCTGCTGCCGAAGATGGTGAAAATGGAGATGTTGAAGAGCATGCAGCATAA
- the LOC101507949 gene encoding O-fucosyltransferase 13 isoform X2, with protein MRRDFCDGVGIARLLNATLVLPKFEVASYWNETSGFADVYDVDYFIQHMNGFVKVVKTLPPEIVTKEPVQVDCSKRKGQFDYVESVLPSLVKHKYISITPAMSQRRDRYPLYAKAALCQACYKALRLAKPLETKASKLLDAIPKPFLSLHLRFEPDMVAYSQCQYPDLSPSSIKAVEAAIALVERKPWTGELARVWRQRGKCPLTPNETALILQSLSIPPTTNIYLAAGDGLMEIEGLSNIYTNIFTKSSLLNEEDFTSMHGNTKAALDYYISINSDSYIATYFGNMDKMVAAMRAFQGLYKTLFLSRRGFAELTSQGLRGKKLMQALWNVHRDEFVMGRGSALPECFCEFKL; from the exons ATGCGAAGAGAT TTCTGTGATGGTGTCGGCATTGCTCGGCTGTTAAATGCAACGCTTGTCCTGCCCAAGTTTGAAGTGGCTTCTTATTGGAATGAAACAAG TGGTTTTGCGGATGTATACGATGTAGACTACTTCATTCAACATATGAATGGCTTTGTCAAAGTCGTAAAAACGTTACCACCTGAGATTGTAACAAAAGAGCCTGTTCAAGTCGACTGTAGCAAAAGGAAAGGACAATTTGATTATGTTGAAAGCGTTCTCCCGTCTCTGGTAAAACACAAATACATTTCAATCACACCAGCAATGTCTCAAAGAAGGGACAG ATATCCTTTGTATGCAAAAGCTGCTCTGTGTCAAGCTTGTTACAAGGCATTACGTCTCGCCAAACCCTTGGAAACGAAAGCCTCTAAGCTTCTAGATGCAATACCTAAACCCTTTTTGTCTCTCCATCTTCGTTTCGAGCCTGACATGGTTGCATACAGCCAGTGCCAATATCCAGACCTTTCGCCTTCTTCCATCAAAGCTGTAGAGGCAGCAATAGCACTAGTCGAGAGAAAACCATGGACCGGAGAGTTAGCCCGCGTTTGGAGACAACGCGGGAAATGTCCCCTCACACCTAATGAGACAGCTTTAATACTTCAATCTCTTTCTATTCCGCCAACCACAAATATTTACCTCGCAGCTGGAGATGGTCTGATGGAAATCGAAGGATTGTCGAATATTTACACTAACATATTCACAAAGTCTAGTCTTCTCAATGAAGAAGACTTCACAAGCATGCATGGAAATACAAAAGCTGCTTTGGAttattatatatctattaatagtGATTCATATATAGCTACATATTTTGGGAACATGGATAAGATGGTTGCAGCAATGAGAGCTTTCCAAGGGTTGTACAAAACTCTATTTTTGAGTAGAAGAGGATTTGCTGAATTAACTTCACAAGGTCTTAGAGGAAAGAAATTGATGCAAGCTTTATGGAATGTTCATAGAGATGAGTTTGTTATGGGAAGAGGATCTGCTCTTCCTGAGTGTTTTTGTGAATTCAAGTTGTGA
- the LOC101507949 gene encoding O-fucosyltransferase 13 isoform X1: MVVFSVKPLFIIIVVSLTLLVVFTLLSPHYPFSQNPISRQSSLGEGDIWSVRRLMEWRPCNWWLQGHQTALPLETNGYIRVDCYGGLNQMRRDFCDGVGIARLLNATLVLPKFEVASYWNETSGFADVYDVDYFIQHMNGFVKVVKTLPPEIVTKEPVQVDCSKRKGQFDYVESVLPSLVKHKYISITPAMSQRRDRYPLYAKAALCQACYKALRLAKPLETKASKLLDAIPKPFLSLHLRFEPDMVAYSQCQYPDLSPSSIKAVEAAIALVERKPWTGELARVWRQRGKCPLTPNETALILQSLSIPPTTNIYLAAGDGLMEIEGLSNIYTNIFTKSSLLNEEDFTSMHGNTKAALDYYISINSDSYIATYFGNMDKMVAAMRAFQGLYKTLFLSRRGFAELTSQGLRGKKLMQALWNVHRDEFVMGRGSALPECFCEFKL, from the exons ATGGTCGTTTTCTCTGTAAAACCCTTATTCATCATCATTGTCGTTTCACTCACTCTCCTTGTCGTTTTCACATTGCTATCGCCTCATTACCCTTTCTCCCAAAATCCGATTTCTCGACAATCCTCACT AGGGGAGGGAGATATATGGAGTGTAAGGAGACTCATGGAATGGAGACCTTGCAATTGGTGGCTACAAGGTCATCAAACAG CTCTACCATTGGAAACCAATGGATACATCCGAGTGGATTGCTACGGAGGTCTCAATCAGATGCGAAGAGAT TTCTGTGATGGTGTCGGCATTGCTCGGCTGTTAAATGCAACGCTTGTCCTGCCCAAGTTTGAAGTGGCTTCTTATTGGAATGAAACAAG TGGTTTTGCGGATGTATACGATGTAGACTACTTCATTCAACATATGAATGGCTTTGTCAAAGTCGTAAAAACGTTACCACCTGAGATTGTAACAAAAGAGCCTGTTCAAGTCGACTGTAGCAAAAGGAAAGGACAATTTGATTATGTTGAAAGCGTTCTCCCGTCTCTGGTAAAACACAAATACATTTCAATCACACCAGCAATGTCTCAAAGAAGGGACAG ATATCCTTTGTATGCAAAAGCTGCTCTGTGTCAAGCTTGTTACAAGGCATTACGTCTCGCCAAACCCTTGGAAACGAAAGCCTCTAAGCTTCTAGATGCAATACCTAAACCCTTTTTGTCTCTCCATCTTCGTTTCGAGCCTGACATGGTTGCATACAGCCAGTGCCAATATCCAGACCTTTCGCCTTCTTCCATCAAAGCTGTAGAGGCAGCAATAGCACTAGTCGAGAGAAAACCATGGACCGGAGAGTTAGCCCGCGTTTGGAGACAACGCGGGAAATGTCCCCTCACACCTAATGAGACAGCTTTAATACTTCAATCTCTTTCTATTCCGCCAACCACAAATATTTACCTCGCAGCTGGAGATGGTCTGATGGAAATCGAAGGATTGTCGAATATTTACACTAACATATTCACAAAGTCTAGTCTTCTCAATGAAGAAGACTTCACAAGCATGCATGGAAATACAAAAGCTGCTTTGGAttattatatatctattaatagtGATTCATATATAGCTACATATTTTGGGAACATGGATAAGATGGTTGCAGCAATGAGAGCTTTCCAAGGGTTGTACAAAACTCTATTTTTGAGTAGAAGAGGATTTGCTGAATTAACTTCACAAGGTCTTAGAGGAAAGAAATTGATGCAAGCTTTATGGAATGTTCATAGAGATGAGTTTGTTATGGGAAGAGGATCTGCTCTTCCTGAGTGTTTTTGTGAATTCAAGTTGTGA